A stretch of the Arvicola amphibius chromosome 8, mArvAmp1.2, whole genome shotgun sequence genome encodes the following:
- the LOC119821736 gene encoding LOW QUALITY PROTEIN: vomeronasal type-1 receptor 2-like (The sequence of the model RefSeq protein was modified relative to this genomic sequence to represent the inferred CDS: inserted 3 bases in 2 codons), with protein MESRNLAIQIVLPFQSALGILGNFSLLFYYLLLYYNEGTLKTIDLILTHVFTVNSLIVPFKGMLQITGALERNPFFNDIGCKLILYILRPDRSTSISTTRLLSVFQAITISPRNSCWKDLMVKTLRFMGFSISLCWIPHMLMNMIFPVFLSTKKSSKNITKKRSFEFCSSSPGCDTIVESLYGILXVLSVLLVSSSSFMNVVLYGYKQQVQYIHSSHXFPRTSPESRATQNILVLLLSPLDLRNLRPNSPLVYRRDSHQVILDPVSISQELHKS; from the exons ATGGAGTCCAGGAACTTGGCAATACAAATAGTGCTCCCATTTCAAAGTGCACTTGGAATTCTGGGaaacttctctcttcttttctactATCTACTCCTTTATTACAATGAAGGCACATTAAAGACCATAGATTTGATTCTTACCCATGTATTTACAGTCAACTCCTTGATCGTTCCCTTCAAAGGAATGCTACAGATAACAGGAGCTTTAGAGAGGAATCCGTTCTTCAATGATATTGGATGcaaacttattttatatattctcagACCTGACAGGAGCACGTCCATCAGTACTACCCGTCTCTTGAGTGTCTTCCAGGCTATCACCATCAGCCCAAGGAACTCCTGTTGGAAGGATCTCATGGTCAAAACTCTAAGGTTCATGGGCTTTTCAATTTCTCTTTGCTGGATACCACACATGTTGATGAATATGATTTTCCCTGTTTTTTTATCCACCAAGAAGTCCagcaaaaatataacaaaaaaaagaagttttgaaTTCTGTTCCTCCTCTCCAGGATGTGATACGATAGTAGAATCACTATATGGTATTTT GGTGTTGTCTGTGCTTCTGGTCAGTTCCAGCAGTTTCATGAATGTCGTATTGTATGGATACAAGCAGCAGGTTCAATATATCCACAGTTCTC CTTTCCCCAGAACCTCCCCTGAATCCAGAGCCACCCAGAACATCCTAGTcctg CTCTTGAGTCCCCTTGATTTGAGAAACTTGAGACCAAACAGTCCTCTGGTATATAGAAGGGACAGTCATCAAGTCATCCTGGATCCTGTCAGCATTTCACAGGAACTTCACAAATCTTAA
- the LOC119820874 gene encoding vomeronasal type-1 receptor 4-like — translation MDLKDLAIGIIFLLQSTVGILGNLSLLSCYLIRYHIEQTLKTTDVILTHLFIANFLIILSKGMLETMGALGMKGFFNDFSCKLLLYIQRLGRSMSMGTTCLLSVFQAITISPGDSCWNGLKVKAPKHIGLFTSLCWILYISVNMIFPVYLYTKGNSNNLTHKNDMKYCSTVGHDELTGSLYTAFFVFPEILLSVLIIWSSSSMVLILYRHKQQVQYIRSICVSSKTSPESKATQSILVLVFTFLGFYSLSSILQGCVALIYNPSWWLLSITAIISLCFPTLGLFVMSHYATVPRLCYS, via the coding sequence ATGGACCTCAAAGATTTGGCAATAGGAATAATATTCTTACTTCAGAGCACAGTTGGAATTCTGGgaaatctttctcttctttcctgctaCCTCATCCGTTACCACATTGAACAGACATTAAAGACCACAGATGTGATTCTCACACACCTCTTCATAGCCAACTTCTTGATTATTCTTTCTAAAGGAATGCTAGAGACAATGGGAGCTTTGGGGATGAAAGGATTCTTCAATGATTTCAGCTGTAAACTTCTTTTGTATATTCAAAGACTTGGAAGGAGCATGTCCATGGGTACCACCTGTCTCTTGAGTGTCTTCCAAGCCATCACCATCAGCCCAGGTGACTCCTGTTGGAATGGTCTTAAAGTCAAAGCTCCAAAGCATATTGGCCTCTTCACTTCTCTCTGCTGGATTCTCTACATATCAGTAAACATGATTTTCCCTGTGTATTTATATACCAAGGGGAACAGCAATAACCTGACACATAAGAATGATATGAAATACTGCTCCACTGTAGGTCATGATGAACTCACGGGGTCATTATAtacagctttctttgtttttcctgaaattttgctttctgttctcaTTATCTGGTCCAGCAGTTCCATGGTTTTAATTCTGTACAGGCACAAGCAGCAGGTTCAATATATCCGCAGTATCTGTGTTTCCTCTAAAACATCCCCCGAATCCAAAGCCACCCAGAGCATTCTGGTTCTGGTGTTCACCTTTCTCGGTTTTTATTCCCTCTCTTCCATCTTACAAGGTTGTGTTGCTCTCATATATAATCCTAGCTGGTGGCTGCTGAGCATCACAGCCATCATTTCACTGTGTTTTCCTACCTTGGGCCTCTTTGTTATGAGCCATTATGCCACTGTGCCAAGACTGTGCTATTCCTGA